The Sphingobium amiense nucleotide sequence TCGGCCGGCGCCGAGCGAAGGAGATACGCCATGGACCATTCGTCCCACATGAACACCCGGAAGATGGGCGCCTATTGGAGCCTTGCCGTTCAGACCGTCATCAGCGGCGTCATCATGTATCTGGTGATGTTCGTCATGATCGACGGGCTCGACAGCTTCTACAACAACCTCAACATGCTCTACATGACGCTGATGATGGTCGCGCCGATGGTGGTGCTGATGATCGTCGCCATGCGGCACATGTTCGCGTCGAAAGCCGCCAACATCGCGCTGATCGCCGCGTCGCTGGTCGCCTTCTTCGGCAGCTTTGCGCTCATCCGCACCCAGACCACGATCGGCGACACGGCCTTTCTGCGCTCGATGATCCCGCATCATTCCGGGGCGATCCTGATGTGCCAGGAAGCAAAGCTCAGCGATCCGGAAGTCATCCGGCTTTGCGAAGCGATCAAGCGCTCGCAGCGGCAGGAAATCGACGAGATGAAGGCCATACTCGCGCGGCGCTGAGTGGCACGGTCGGGCTACGCCCGGATCCGTGCGCCCGG carries:
- a CDS encoding DUF305 domain-containing protein encodes the protein MDHSSHMNTRKMGAYWSLAVQTVISGVIMYLVMFVMIDGLDSFYNNLNMLYMTLMMVAPMVVLMIVAMRHMFASKAANIALIAASLVAFFGSFALIRTQTTIGDTAFLRSMIPHHSGAILMCQEAKLSDPEVIRLCEAIKRSQRQEIDEMKAILARR